Within the Glycine max cultivar Williams 82 chromosome 12, Glycine_max_v4.0, whole genome shotgun sequence genome, the region AGGCTCAGAtcccacacaatacagtagtgGTTGTTGCTCTCTGCATTCtttctagaattttttttacttttggatTGGTCattttaaaagctaaaaaagagatACAGAAAGCAACTTAGAGATACAGGAAATATCAGCCTACAGCAGTTTTACAAGGCATCAAAGCTAGAAAAACACAAGCATTTGTGGTAGAAACAACCTTGAGATATACTTTTCTTTTTGGGCCTGTCTTGTTTgtctatcaaatcaaagatcaattcatttgttgatgttTTAAGGAACATAAACAATGCTGATTTTCAACGATCaaaatgaaagggaaaaaaGGAGACATAATTTAAGTACGATAGGGTatgttttattatgtttttgtttttagtttctaaaaactatttgataaaataatttttaaaaaatagaaggaaaGAAATATGTAAAggtgtaagaaaaattaatagtataaaagtgaaagtaaaaaactaaaataacactATAGTGTGCcgggattttaattttaaaaattgaaataaaaaaatactaattttaaaaacagaaaacagtttaaaaataatactcaaTAAACAgtataaaatactaattttcctttccttctttcttaATCATACAATCCATCTTATATCTCTTCTTTCTTAATCATACAATTCATCTTATATCTCCAGAATAACTATTTTCTGTCACATTAATGTTCAATTCCCAACCAAAATAACATCCAATAGCATATAGTATATCATACATATTTATAAACAGTTATTGTTTCCAAGCCTTCACATGATACAAGGAATTGTGTTAATGCAAGAAAGAGTAACATCAGCATTCATAGATTCATTTGAAGAAAGCCTGTCGATCCCAATTAGGGAGTGAGCAATCTGAATTAATACTGAGATCCTTGATAGTTGTTCGGCTTGATTTTATAGGCACTGAAAGTCCCTTAAAGCTTGGTGATCTTTGCTGCTGGTTAACACTGAGCTTGCCCACCCTACCATTACTAAGCATTTCACTGTTAATAGAAGATGCAATGGATAGCTTTTTCTTGCATGGTGAATAGCTATCAGAGTTCATGTCCACATTCCCCCCAGTCCTTATTTTTGGGGAGCTTGTTGATCTTGCTTTTGCTTTTGCTGATTCTGTTGCAGCCATGTATGCTGGAGTTGCAGGAGAGCTTAAAAATGAGTGGTCCTCTCCCACTGAACACTGCCTCCTATGAGGAAAAGATCTTCTTGAACCAAGTATTGGAGAATCCAATCCTTCAACTGGATTTTGTCTCTGAATATTACTTCTCAGCTTAAGTTGCCTTCCTCCATATTCCTCCCCAGCTCTAGAATGTGAGCTAAAAACTGAGTCTAAATCTTCAAGCTCTTTACTCTTTGAAAGTTGTGTATCTACCCACTGCTCTAGCCAGTACCTCCATCTTCCATTTACTTTACTTCTTTCTGACTCTGCTGACCTCTGAGAGGGGTTTATGTATGTTAGTTTTAGAACCTTAATGTGCAAAAGAACAAGGCAAAAAACATATGAAAGAGCTAGGAGCTTACTCTGTGGTTAAATGAGTattcttttgttctttctctCTTGCTTGTGCAAGAGGTGTCTACCTCTTCCTTCAATACAGTGCTTTCATCCCACTTTCTTTCACTGTTTGAGTCCATCTGAAAATGAGAAAACCATGTTTCAAATTCTAAATAGTACAAGGATAAGTAACAGCTACAATGTAATGTAATTGATAAAATGCTGAATGAGGTTATGCAAGTGGAACTTTGTGTTTGCAATGTGAATTTTCGAGCTAATAACCTGTTACGCTCACCCTAATTATTTTGTCTTTAGAATCTTgcatctcttcattttcagagtAATCACATCTCCCTTCAACCATTTGGAGCCTCCTTGCACAGACCTGTGACTGGATGCTCACAATGGACTGTAAGCACTTAAGACTACTCATAGCTTGGCGTCTTACGGCTCTGCCACGAATGATAGCTTGAAGCTTCACTATTCCCTTCAACGCCCTCAAAGCCTTCCTTGCCTGTAATGTCTTATATCAGTCAGTGATCAATAGAAAACAATGACCAAGAATAGAGTAAGTTGACTTTGGTTTTTTCTTCCACTTACTAATTTCTATTACTATTAGTacttgctctctctctctctctctttttgtgCCAATTTTCGTTATTTCTTTTACTCTCTTTGAGTTGAATTTTTGAAATCACTAAATGCTGTAAgaaatcttttaatttctaacaAATTTCAGCTTATACTTGGTTCACATTTAGTGTGTCTGCCATTGAAGTCATGTTTAGATAAAATTATGTATGAGCACTTATAGGAAAAGAGATGAATttccataaattaaaatcatttgatACACTTGATTTTGTAGAAGCTCTCTCATCTAACTTCCCAAAAAATGAGATGCATGCATTGGTTTTGTCTCATGAGAGAAGTTAAATtcattatatctttttttttactcctaTACAAGTACCTAAGGAGAATTTTAT harbors:
- the IQD40 gene encoding protein IQ-DOMAIN 40 isoform X1, which codes for MAKKKSWFSLVKRLFIWDTHSTQDKKEKRRKWIFGRLKSKRLPSIKAPLPSKGTTLSEAEQEQSKHALTVAIASAAAAEAAVTAAHAAAEVVRLTGQRNENSEESQPVKTRNGAPQSTYQCQREIKESAAAIKIQTAFRGYLARKALRALKGIVKLQAIIRGRAVRRQAMSSLKCLQSIVSIQSQVCARRLQMVEGRCDYSENEEMQDSKDKIIRMDSNSERKWDESTVLKEEVDTSCTSKRERTKEYSFNHRRSAESERSKVNGRWRYWLEQWVDTQLSKSKELEDLDSVFSSHSRAGEEYGGRQLKLRSNIQRQNPVEGLDSPILGSRRSFPHRRQCSVGEDHSFLSSPATPAYMAATESAKAKARSTSSPKIRTGGNVDMNSDSYSPCKKKLSIASSINSEMLSNGRVGKLSVNQQQRSPSFKGLSVPIKSSRTTIKDLSINSDCSLPNWDRQAFFK